agatatacaGAAATCGATCAACAAGAACCCAAAAATCCCCAATTCCAGTGAAAACCAAACCCTAATTAGAAACgaaaaaatccccaaatcgtTTCAAATCTCACAGCCGATTCCTACACAAgaacataaagaagaagaaacctaataaaaatcacaaattGTTGTAGAAAGACATCGATTTACCTTGATGGCTCGAGGAGATCGAATCGCATAAACCGTcgcctttcctttttttttttctcttcttcgcgaatgatttcattttttttcctcgTGCACGTTTACTCTTCAACCGGTCCAATACGAAGCTGCCACGTCCCTACGGATTCGATCCGTTAAGCCCTTCTCTGCGGACTGCTCCTTCCCAGTATCACactcttttattaattttttattctaatgCTGCAGTTAAGGATTCATATGAACCCTGCGTTGTGGATGCTCTAAGTCCATAACACTCAAACTTGAGTACTAATAAGTGATTAGTATGTGTGTCATCaagatttatgtatttttattttttattttaaaaatataatctaatttggaaattcaattttgtttccttttttaaaacatatcaaatattaaatactcaaacactatagttggtgaacccaaaaataactcTTTAACATAAttcttacaaaaataattaataattttaggcTCATTGATGGAGATACACATTTGGTCATTCAAACACCAAACATAAATAAACCCTTAAGCTGATCAAGCAAGATAAAGTACTCATGTGGTGTCTGCCATCTCAGCAAGCCAGCTTGCAACCACAGTAACACAACTACGACAACAAAAATCAAAGGCTAGTTGCTTCCATTCTTTATATTGATTCTTCTTAGTTTAGGAATGGAACAAGCTTTTTCTTTGTAATATGTGATCTACCTAGCTATATGTATGTAAATACTGATATACACACTAAGTTAGGGAGAGGGAGATATTGGTCATGATTTTATGTTATCCCCCAACATATttgtttgatatataaaaatataaaaatccagAAAACGTGTTGTGAAAAATACACAAATCTTTAATTGTAATCTAGAATCTCTTTCTCTATCCCCTCTTGCTTTCATATATGcagagatcatcatcatcagcctGTAAAGAATCTTCTCCATGACTGCCATGGAAGAAACCCACCTGCAGACAAGCTCCAAAATCACTAAAGCTTCTTGTATTAACTGTCTTTCAAAATGTAAAAGAAAGAGATAAACTGAAGTTTTACCACATCCCGGACAACGGAAGTACTTTTTGTCTCTAAATACAAGCCCTGTTCCTCCACATTCTTCACATCTCTTCTGTTCAATCTGAAACCAAAATCTCAATTAAAATGGACATTTCCAAAAATAGATATACGCAAGCACATGTGTGttgtataatatatgaatatatctTAATTTTAGATCACATACTATTCTTTTGCTGAATTCAACACCTGCAACAACGAAAGGTGTAACTCCAGCTGCAACATCCATTCATTAGGAAATATAAGGAATTAGAATTAGATTTACTAAATCGATTTTACATGATTAATCACGACAAGTTAAATTATGTTAATTACCGACAGCTCCAACTATGATTTGCCACGTAATCTCCGATTTGCCTGTCTCCGCCACCGTGTCAGCGAGGTCACCTAAAGCTGACGGCGTTCTGAGCCGTCGGTTACTTATCATCAAACCGTTGCTTCTTCCCCGAGAAACAAAACTAACCGTCGATTTCTTCTGACGAGGTCCTGATCCAACGGTCCACAAGGACGGAACCAGacacagagaagaagaagacgccTCCATCGTCGCCACCGTGGCTCAGAAATCAAGTTATCCGAGGGGTGGGAATATATTTCGGAAACGACACGTTTAAATAGGGCCACGTCGACTGATTTTGAGTCGGGTTCGCGCCAACCACAAGATGAATGCGAAAGCCATCATGTGGCTCTAAAGGCAACGGATAAAACGAAAAATCTTTTAATACATAGAAACGTCGCCCTTTAATCAGAAAACAAGTAACACCATTAAGGTCTTTGTGTATATAGCCtagtaaaatttgaaaaatggtCTATTTCAACCCTAACAATTTTGATTGTGGTCACAAGCCAATCCAAAATTTGCTTTTATGAGCTGGCTTGCCATTCTGGATAGATTATCTACTATGGACAGAGTATCAAAATGGAGTCAAGGGGTTGACACAATGTGTGTTCTGTGTAAAGGAGCAGCAGAAACTAGAAatcatctgttctacgagtgttCTTTTACTGGTCAAATTTGGGAACATCTCACTAAAGGAATCTTGGGGAATTCTTACACAAATGTTTGGTCTGAAATTGTGACATTGATTTCAAAGTGTTCTCGGGAGAAGAATAGTCTGTTTTGTATTCGCTATGCATTGCAGGCTAGTATTCATACTATATGGAGGGAAAGAAATAAGATCAGGCATGGTGAGAAGCCATTACCATTATCGAAgttgaagaagcttattgaTAAAGGAGTGCGCAACAAGCTAAGTCTGATGAGATCTAAAGGACTTAAGGGAAGAGAAACAATTCTTCAGTTTTGGTTTGAAACTAGATTGCAAATAGCAATAGAAAGGATGGAGTAGAATATGTGCTATGGCAACTTTagttgtaacaaaaaaaaattttatgaataaaatttagcattcattcaaaaaaaaacaattttgattGTGATACATACAATCTAAGGTTAACATGAATTATCAGCGATGGTTGACTTGTTTGCTGAAATTGATTTTGAGATATTTCGCAAACAAGGTTTGTGAAAACAAAGTAGTTGATGGGTTGTTTAGGAGCATGTCAGTGTCTACCTTGTTATTTCAGTGACAGTTCCAACGGTTCTGCAATAGAAGGACTTGTATGCTGAgattgaaaatgatgaacaCATTCAACATATCATTTCTCATATAAGTGATAACTCATTGCTGTCGACTGACTAATGGTAGATTGTCTGGTCTTGGAAGCATTTTGTGATACATAATACATCTAAGTTCATACAGCCTATTCCTCAAGAGTGTCATGATAGAAAAATGGCGGGACATTCTAGAGTGGTTAAGACGCTTCAACAAATTCAGAGATCGTTCTATTAAGAGGGGGATTCAGAAGACTTTTCAGAACAATATCAGCCTTTGCCAGGATATCAAAATGGACTTCATTGAAAGGATTCCAACTTCTAATGGAGTTAATGTCATTTTCCTGGTAATTGACAGGTTAAGAAATTTCGCTCATATTATCAGCCTTACACATCTTTTTACAGCTACGGATGTTGCTCAAACATTTGTTTTGGAGATAGTAAGATTACATGCATTTCCAAGAAGCATTGTCTCTGATCGGGATAGtctgttttagtgttttttgGAAGGAAAAATTCTGTTTGTCTGGTACTCATCTCAAGTACAACACTGCTTTTCACACACAAACAGACAGCCAGACTAAAAccttaaattgttatttgtagaCGTATTTACGGTGTTTTGTGTATTCTCATCCACTTGTGTAGTCTTATTATTGTATTGGGTTGAACATTGGTATAACACTTGCTATCACAAGTCCCTTAAGACAACTCGTTTCATGGTGGTTTATGGAAGGGAACCTCCTACATTGCTTTGTTATGAGGAGGGGTCTACGGAAAATTGAGTTGGAAGAGTCTTTCGTGATATATAATACTAGTATTGAACACATGCTTTGCATGGGAATATTTTTTCTTGCAAATATTTTGAAGAACATTATTTTGGATATAATATAAATGGATAGttataatcaatactattaaaagggaatgagtctaaaaaaatctacctataaaagttgtttggaccatttcatttaactcattatttttggtcttaccttaaaattatactaacaatatgttaccatatatttctctagcaataatttagtcaattcttttatttatttaaatttcactcctaaatcctaatcattactattactatatttatcattttgatttttaatcgtaaaaatattgaaactaatgttttatattatcacttttatcatataatatatgatttaaagcaagataaattacaagaaatatatgtgtacattctaacttcctctttcgtttataataaagtaatcatatcatatataagcTTTCCCaataaaatctcatatcatatactaaactttcaaccatctatagtttgataatattttcatatttaaaaataatttttctgaatattcatgttactttcacaaaaatgaagaaattcaTTGGTTCTATTAAAGCTAACCTGACTTCACGATATCAGTATTGattattcaagattttgaaaattatttgtttagatattatacttttatatacttttcacttaaaacgaatcaatactattaaaaatgaaagagttttaaaaaatctaatgtaaaaaaattgttggagttatgtataactttttttttgtcaacggagttatgtataactatttattatttttctgataataCAATCATCATTCtaaacatacaatattttaaatatttttaacagatcttaatattactttttatgATACATTtactcagaaaaatatttcatcaaccatatttttgtacaataacgttaaaaatctatatcaaaaggttgttggacctgaTATGGACGTAATGGGTCCATATCTATTCGGGTATTTAAGAtcctaaaaaaatttgaaatatatgaaaaaatctaaaaaatatctgaaacacgaaaagtatttgaaactccaaacaaataccaaaaaagtttaaatatctaaaaatttaaaatcttattcaaaatctgacacgatgaactgaaaaatacccaaaattttatccaaatacctaattttttttttaatttgaaaaatttacctgaaatcaaaactcttatcgtaaaccaaaaacttaaaaaaaatatccataataccggaaacatattcggaatatccaaatatacctaataaacacatATTTACGATTGGGTCTAGGGTAGGATCCAGACTCAAACAAAGACCTGCGGgtcaaaaaaaactcaataggttatcttctctggacctgaactaaacctataattttgggtcggttcggtttatttttttgatccatatataattctcatgtcgaaaagaaacttacgtaaaagtgtacatataaaatctcaaataaactaatttgtagattatatagctgtaaaaaattatgtttttcgatataataaaactttgtattataatataatccaacaaccccgcgctttccaagcgcgggtcaaaatctagttgcatattatttttgaagaaCACATGAAAAAAGAGAAGCATAACGATTTTCCAAATTTCAGATTTTCTTACCattctataaaattatatatcgaGAAAGACTTCAAAAACTAACCTTGgacaatatataaaatcattgcAAATTATTGTTTCATTACCTATTATCACCCGAGAGGATGCAGTAGATTGAAAAACAATTTCCTTACTACTGTGTATtgatatatcaaatatttgaaatatgtatcTCTGATAAACATTATGCACAATAGCTGTTAATATGTACCTCTGTAATATGTATCTATTGTAATTTTGTCTCCCATCATCCCATGATGGCATTGATTTTGCCTTCTTCAACGCTGCTTCATGTTTATCTTACCCCTACAACCatcataaatcaattttatttctaataatCTGAAAGAGTAAAACTATAGAGCACAAGTATCAAATTCCGCATCATTGATCCTTAGTAGTAAAATATTGGAAACGCATTTACCTTGTATCAAAAGATCTTCTTCTGTAGTTGTGTGTTAttatctttctcttttctttttttagtatatagatttatattatgcTTTAGAAAACTTCTAGTTGCCTGATTACACGTATATTGCCATCATTATAATTACTACGTCCttatccgcgctacgcgcggatagtattttgatttttttttcatatttttgtactattatgtcaattgtttagttttataaaatgttatgtttttattgtaaatttaaaattaaaaatctaattttcttttactgtaaagtaagttaatttttttgaatcttatcacaacacattatacatgaagagaatatagttggtctttatattcttatttggtgtaatattgaaaattttgatggtttgtttaaatggttttttttttaaattatatattttaggattGATTTTCGTGACTATATTCTATAATTGTCTACAAAAAATTGTTTGTCCCATATAGACATCCACATACATATGGACTTctgataaatttgttcattgggatatttagtttcactttcaactttattctcttttttggcACCCTCATGCTAGCTTGTGAGGCTAGCCAACTTGGTGCAAAAGGATTTACAAAAGCTGATCAAGATGCGCGTGATCGGATACCTTTTGCTAGGCTATTGGTAcgaaattttaaagatctagGAATATAAGCAATAGAAAGTTCAGAAAAATTCTTTAGATACAACTTGTATTTCGTCGAGCTCCGAGTCCAACGCAGGCCAATattaatctttctccttttgaATGAGTATAACCAGTTGTTCACAGTCGATTGAAAGACCATCTCTCTGTGTCCAAACTTTGGTATCACTTGCATTGCCCATAGCGAACCTTCAGCTTCCGCTTGCAGTGGTGATTTGGTGCGTGTATATCGGTCCTTGCTCCAAACAGCATTGGAAAGTCACCATCCATTAACACAAAGCCAAATCCAGATATGTCTCTTTCATTTATCCAGAATGTCTACCAGGAGCGTTTCTTTGCGGAGAAACAGTTGTGTCTATTACCTCAACTCCCATATCAATCTCCATAATCTCGTCTATACGTTGAGTTATCCTCCAACACTCTGCTTCAATTTTATTCGCTAAAGGGAAAGATATAATTCCTACGACACTattaatgattattttttttgtaacactgatACGAcaaacttatgttttatttaacaaaactcttattttaattttgtattaaagaatcaatcatattttatattatccataattttagtaaatttgcttatttgtcatgtttttattaggttttagctaaatcattgatttattatttattttagctaagtcactaatttattaattttaaaaatacccttaattaatattatatatatatatattaaaaatgaattttattttagtattattaaatttctattttatattaaaatttagttagtttttcttatttgtcatattttattaggttttagacttttagatatgttattgatttattattaatttctaactgattcgctactgtgttaattaaaacaatacgcttaatgaattttaaataattaaaaacgaattttattttaatcatataaaatttatatgttatattaatattaaataattgattctaaaataatataataaaattatcaaaaaattttaaaaataagataattcttatatatattttgttgctatctgaaaacaatatttttattataaaagttaaaaagatacaaaaaattataattaaatattattcaagaaaaaaatatttatataaagatattttcta
Above is a window of Brassica napus cultivar Da-Ae chromosome A10, Da-Ae, whole genome shotgun sequence DNA encoding:
- the BNAA10G09730D gene encoding uncharacterized protein BNAA10G09730D: MEASSSSLCLVPSLWTVGSGPRQKKSTVSFVSRGRSNGLMISNRRLRTPSALGDLADTVAETGKSEITWQIIVGAVAGVTPFVVAGVEFSKRIIEQKRCEECGGTGLVFRDKKYFRCPGCGGFLPWQSWRRFFTG